From the genome of Deinococcus sp. JMULE3, one region includes:
- the rpmA gene encoding 50S ribosomal protein L27: MAHKKGVGSSKNGRDSQPKYLGVKKFGGEQVLAGNILVRQRGTKFKAGPNVGMGRDHTLFALESGKVVFSNRGNKGRFISIEVPTAAAAD; encoded by the coding sequence ATGGCACACAAGAAAGGCGTAGGTTCGTCCAAGAACGGACGTGACAGCCAGCCCAAGTACCTGGGCGTGAAGAAGTTCGGCGGCGAGCAGGTCCTGGCCGGGAACATCCTCGTCCGTCAGCGCGGCACCAAGTTCAAGGCCGGCCCGAACGTGGGCATGGGCCGCGACCACACCCTCTTCGCCCTGGAGAGCGGCAAGGTCGTGTTCAGCAACCGTGGCAACAAGGGCCGCTTCATCAGCATCGAAGTGCCCACCGCCGCCGCCGCTGACTGA
- a CDS encoding carboxypeptidase M32 translates to MTQHETWAALRAHWQELADLGGIGALLGWDQSTYLPRGGAAGRARQRALLSGLRHARATDAGYGRLLDAAGALDLNPTEARMLAVARREFERATRLPGEFVRASAQHAGESYAAWVEARPADDWARMVPLLERTLDLSVQRAAFFPEFADPMDFFVDASDEGMTAGQVDAVFAELRAALVPLVDAVAAAPAPRMDFLAREYPIATQLRLGEEVGALYGYDFARGRQDLTAHPFMTRLGARDVRITTRAQLADPTDALYSTLHEVGHALYEQGVAEDLLDTPLGGGVSAGVHESQSRLWENLVGRSRAFWTGQFGRFRDAFPEQLADVSEEEMFRAVNVVRRSLIRTDADELTYNLHVITRYELERQLLGGSLAIADLADAWHAAYEANLGLRAPSHVDGVLQDVHWFSGGIGGVFQGYTLGNVLSAQFYAAAQEANPDLDGDIARGEFGRLHGWLREHVYAPGRTFTPNELVERATGQGMTAAPYLAYLRGKYTELYGL, encoded by the coding sequence ATGACACAGCATGAGACGTGGGCAGCGTTGCGGGCGCACTGGCAGGAGCTGGCGGACCTGGGTGGGATCGGGGCCTTGCTGGGGTGGGATCAGAGTACGTACCTGCCGCGTGGGGGTGCGGCGGGGCGGGCGCGGCAGCGGGCGCTGCTGTCGGGTTTGCGGCACGCGCGGGCGACGGACGCCGGGTATGGGCGCCTGCTGGATGCGGCGGGGGCGCTGGATCTGAATCCCACGGAGGCGCGGATGCTGGCGGTGGCTCGGCGGGAGTTCGAGCGGGCGACGCGCCTGCCGGGGGAGTTCGTGCGGGCGTCGGCGCAGCATGCCGGTGAGTCGTACGCGGCGTGGGTGGAGGCGCGGCCCGCGGACGACTGGGCGCGGATGGTGCCGCTGCTGGAGCGGACGCTGGACCTGAGCGTGCAGCGCGCGGCGTTCTTCCCGGAGTTCGCGGACCCGATGGATTTCTTCGTGGACGCCTCGGATGAGGGCATGACGGCGGGGCAGGTGGACGCGGTGTTCGCGGAGTTGCGCGCGGCGCTGGTGCCGCTGGTGGACGCGGTCGCGGCGGCCCCAGCGCCCCGCATGGACTTCCTGGCGCGCGAGTACCCGATTGCCACGCAGTTGCGGCTGGGTGAGGAGGTCGGGGCGCTGTACGGGTACGATTTCGCGCGGGGGCGGCAGGATCTGACGGCGCATCCGTTCATGACGCGGCTGGGCGCGCGGGACGTGCGGATCACGACGCGGGCGCAGCTGGCGGACCCGACGGACGCGCTGTACTCGACGCTGCACGAGGTCGGGCACGCGCTGTACGAGCAGGGCGTGGCGGAGGACCTGCTGGATACGCCGCTGGGCGGAGGCGTGAGTGCCGGGGTGCACGAGAGTCAGTCGCGGCTGTGGGAGAACCTGGTGGGGCGGTCGCGGGCGTTCTGGACGGGGCAGTTCGGGCGCTTCCGGGACGCGTTCCCGGAGCAGCTGGCCGACGTGTCCGAGGAGGAGATGTTCCGCGCGGTGAACGTGGTGCGCCGCAGCCTGATCCGCACGGACGCCGATGAACTGACGTACAACCTGCACGTGATCACGCGCTACGAGCTGGAGCGGCAGCTGCTGGGCGGCTCGCTGGCCATTGCTGATCTGGCGGACGCGTGGCACGCGGCGTACGAGGCGAACCTGGGCCTGCGCGCGCCCAGTCACGTGGACGGCGTGCTGCAGGACGTGCACTGGTTCAGCGGCGGGATCGGCGGAGTGTTCCAGGGGTACACGCTGGGGAACGTGCTGAGCGCGCAGTTCTACGCGGCGGCCCAGGAGGCGAACCCGGACCTGGACGGGGACATCGCGCGGGGTGAGTTCGGTCGCCTGCACGGCTGGCTGCGTGAGCACGTGTACGCGCCGGGCCGGACGTTCACGCCGAACGAACTGGTGGAACGCGCGACCGGGCAGGGCATGACCGCCGCGCCTTACCTGGCGTACCTGCGTGGGAAGTACACGGAGCTGTACGGCCTGTAA
- a CDS encoding DUF1232 domain-containing protein, with translation MITRVRAVWRDALALLFALNDRRTPAGAKLMAALALAYALLPLDLLPDLTPILGVADDILIVPTLLALAARTLPAPVLAQAQTRSLSVQRRLPWLIPAAALTVLTLLSLLGWTIWRALGG, from the coding sequence GTGATCACCCGAGTCCGGGCCGTATGGCGCGACGCGCTGGCCCTGCTGTTCGCCCTCAATGACCGCCGCACGCCCGCGGGCGCGAAACTCATGGCCGCCCTGGCGCTGGCCTACGCGCTGCTGCCCCTGGACCTCCTGCCGGACCTGACCCCCATCCTGGGCGTCGCCGACGACATCCTGATCGTCCCGACCCTGCTGGCCCTCGCCGCCCGCACCCTCCCCGCGCCCGTCCTGGCGCAGGCGCAGACCCGCAGCCTGAGCGTCCAGCGCCGCCTGCCCTGGCTGATCCCCGCCGCCGCACTGACAGTCCTGACCCTGCTCAGCCTGCTCGGCTGGACGATCTGGCGCGCCCTGGGGGGCTGA
- a CDS encoding HEAT repeat domain-containing protein encodes MNRPAGWGRVQPMWREFQLLPFTGMALGISVTLTVTMIVFTYLLFLNLFAQSFTRSLLVVLLVLGVVSLTLLLLTVTQLLYVTVTARRDALTETQVLEWRARLEAFLAGAPAPAGLDPLGVRALLRLREEVGDADGARLSALYDTLGLRAHDERVARRGRGSSERSLALERLVTVQDPRSLPVFLALLGETSTSLRLLALLGVTRLARGGQAVPAALLPALTSGRFSTQQVREALCLIGPAAEPLVRALAADPRDPWRELAVDTAGRIDPGRHADLVPTLLRDASPGVRAGALRLYAGAHPDSAPLRREVWQLSRDAAWPVRAMSAQALGTFPRPPVRTLWRLLGDPNWWVRHHAARALQRSRAGRAALGAAALNHPDRFARDMARATLPQNEPAA; translated from the coding sequence GTGAACCGGCCTGCGGGCTGGGGCCGCGTGCAGCCCATGTGGCGCGAATTCCAGCTGCTGCCGTTCACCGGCATGGCGCTGGGCATCAGCGTGACCCTGACCGTCACGATGATCGTGTTCACGTACCTGCTGTTCCTGAACCTGTTCGCGCAGTCGTTCACGCGGTCGCTGCTGGTCGTGCTGCTCGTGCTGGGCGTCGTGAGCCTCACCCTGCTGCTCCTGACGGTCACGCAACTGCTGTACGTGACCGTCACCGCCCGCCGCGACGCGCTGACCGAGACGCAGGTCCTGGAGTGGCGCGCCCGGCTGGAGGCCTTCCTGGCGGGCGCGCCCGCCCCGGCGGGGCTGGACCCGCTGGGCGTGCGGGCCCTGCTGCGCCTGCGCGAGGAGGTCGGTGACGCCGACGGCGCCCGCCTGAGCGCGCTGTACGACACGCTGGGCCTGCGCGCCCACGACGAGCGCGTCGCCCGGCGCGGGCGGGGCAGTAGCGAACGTTCCCTGGCGCTCGAACGGCTCGTGACCGTCCAGGACCCCCGCAGCCTGCCGGTCTTCCTGGCGCTGCTGGGGGAAACCAGCACCTCGCTGCGGCTGCTGGCGCTGCTGGGCGTCACGCGACTCGCGCGCGGCGGGCAGGCGGTCCCCGCGGCGCTGCTGCCGGCACTCACGTCGGGGCGATTCTCGACGCAGCAGGTGCGCGAGGCGCTGTGCCTGATCGGCCCCGCCGCCGAACCGCTGGTGCGCGCCCTGGCCGCCGACCCGCGCGACCCCTGGCGGGAACTGGCCGTGGACACCGCCGGGCGCATCGACCCCGGACGGCACGCGGATCTGGTCCCAACGCTGCTGCGCGACGCGAGTCCCGGCGTGCGGGCCGGAGCGCTGCGCCTGTACGCCGGGGCGCACCCGGACAGCGCGCCGCTTCGCCGGGAGGTCTGGCAGCTCAGCCGGGACGCGGCGTGGCCGGTGCGCGCCATGAGCGCCCAGGCGCTGGGAACCTTCCCGCGCCCCCCGGTCCGGACGCTGTGGCGGCTGCTGGGCGACCCGAACTGGTGGGTGCGGCACCACGCGGCCCGCGCGCTGCAGCGCAGCCGGGCGGGCCGCGCCGCGCTGGGCGCCGCCGCCCTGAACCACCCGGACCGCTTCGCGCGTGACATGGCCCGCGCCACCTTGCCGCAGAATGAACCTGCCGCATGA
- a CDS encoding SDR family oxidoreductase, giving the protein MKTILVTGGSGVLGRALTPALEGRADVRVLSRHADPRPAFRQGDLQSGAGLADALRGMDTVIHAASQPSRPQADVEMTGVLLAAAREAGVRHVVYVSIVGCDQVRAFPYYRAKTQVEALVAAGGVPFTVVRATQFHEFVAFMLSRLTRAPLLPLPGLPLQPVDVHAAAAQIAQVALGAPQGRAPDIVGPQIIALPELARTWADATGARTRVLPIPAARRFTPLTRPDLSGVGRTWAQWLAQEAARPNPYAG; this is encoded by the coding sequence ATGAAGACGATCCTCGTGACCGGAGGCAGCGGCGTGCTGGGCCGCGCCCTGACGCCCGCCCTGGAGGGCCGCGCGGATGTGCGCGTCCTGTCCCGCCACGCCGACCCCCGCCCCGCGTTCCGGCAGGGTGACCTGCAGAGCGGCGCGGGCCTCGCGGACGCACTGCGCGGCATGGACACCGTCATTCACGCGGCCAGCCAGCCGTCGCGGCCCCAGGCGGACGTCGAGATGACCGGCGTGCTCCTCGCGGCGGCGCGGGAGGCGGGCGTGCGGCACGTCGTGTACGTCAGCATCGTGGGCTGTGATCAGGTGCGGGCCTTCCCGTACTACCGCGCCAAGACCCAGGTCGAGGCGCTGGTCGCGGCGGGCGGCGTGCCGTTCACGGTGGTGCGCGCCACGCAGTTTCATGAGTTCGTGGCGTTCATGCTGTCGCGCCTGACCCGCGCGCCGCTGCTGCCCCTGCCGGGCCTGCCCCTCCAGCCGGTGGACGTCCACGCCGCCGCCGCGCAGATCGCTCAGGTCGCGCTGGGTGCCCCGCAGGGGCGCGCGCCGGACATCGTCGGCCCGCAGATCATCGCCCTACCGGAACTGGCCCGCACCTGGGCCGACGCGACCGGCGCACGGACCCGCGTCCTGCCGATCCCCGCCGCGCGGCGCTTCACGCCCCTCACCCGACCCGACCTGAGCGGCGTGGGCCGCACCTGGGCGCAGTGGCTCGCGCAGGAGGCCGCGCGCCCCAACCCCTACGCGGGCTGA
- a CDS encoding Sir2 family NAD-dependent protein deacetylase codes for MDLAAARAALHSTSRVAVLTGAGVSAESGIPTFRDAQTGHWARFRPEDLASPPAYRRDPDMVWEWYAGRYRDVLAAQPNAAHDLLARLEAQKGAGFFLATQNVDGLHYRAGSGTHGGQVVELHGNLLSGRDEVTGQTYPLAAPAELVTPPTSPLGNRMRPNVVWFGEYLPEDALEAAQDAFAAAEVALVIGTSGAVYPAAGLAAETLRRGGIAIEINPTDTEISHQMTYVVRDVASRGLVALME; via the coding sequence ATGGATCTCGCTGCTGCCCGCGCTGCCCTGCATTCCACCTCCCGCGTTGCCGTGCTGACCGGCGCGGGCGTCAGTGCCGAGAGCGGCATTCCCACCTTCCGGGACGCGCAGACCGGGCACTGGGCGCGCTTCCGGCCCGAGGACCTCGCCAGTCCGCCCGCGTACCGCCGCGACCCGGACATGGTCTGGGAGTGGTACGCGGGCCGCTACCGCGATGTGCTGGCCGCGCAACCCAACGCAGCACACGACCTGCTGGCGCGGCTGGAGGCGCAGAAAGGCGCGGGGTTCTTCCTCGCCACGCAGAACGTGGACGGCCTGCACTACCGCGCGGGCAGCGGCACGCACGGCGGGCAGGTCGTGGAACTGCACGGCAATCTCCTCAGCGGGCGGGACGAGGTCACGGGGCAGACCTACCCGCTTGCCGCGCCCGCTGAGCTGGTCACGCCGCCCACCTCCCCGCTCGGGAACCGCATGCGGCCCAACGTCGTCTGGTTCGGCGAGTACCTGCCGGAGGACGCCCTGGAAGCCGCGCAGGACGCCTTCGCCGCCGCCGAGGTCGCACTGGTGATCGGCACGAGCGGCGCCGTGTACCCCGCCGCCGGACTGGCTGCCGAGACCTTGCGGCGCGGCGGGATCGCCATCGAGATCAACCCCACCGACACCGAGATCTCGCACCAGATGACCTATGTGGTGCGGGACGTCGCGTCACGTGGCCTCGTCGCGCTGATGGAATGA
- the rplU gene encoding 50S ribosomal protein L21: MFAIIQTGGKQYRVQEGDVIRVESLKGEAGDKLDLTPIFVGGDQTVFGDAAGKFTVNAEVVAHGRGEKIYVRKYKSGIQYRRRTGHRQDYTAIKILGIKG, from the coding sequence ATGTTTGCAATCATTCAGACCGGCGGGAAGCAGTACCGCGTGCAGGAAGGCGACGTCATCCGCGTCGAGAGCCTGAAAGGCGAGGCGGGCGACAAGCTCGACCTGACCCCCATCTTCGTGGGCGGCGACCAGACCGTCTTCGGCGACGCCGCCGGCAAGTTCACCGTGAACGCCGAAGTCGTCGCACACGGCCGTGGCGAGAAGATCTACGTGCGCAAGTACAAGAGCGGCATCCAGTACCGCCGCCGCACGGGCCACCGCCAGGACTACACCGCGATCAAGATCCTGGGCATCAAGGGCTAA
- a CDS encoding ferredoxin gives MPHVIVSPCIGVKDQACTEVCPVECIYDGGDQFLIHPDECIDCGACVPACPVSAIFPEEDVPGGEESFIEKNRVHFGL, from the coding sequence ATGCCTCACGTGATCGTTAGCCCCTGCATCGGCGTCAAGGACCAGGCCTGCACGGAAGTCTGCCCGGTGGAATGCATCTACGACGGCGGCGACCAGTTCCTGATCCACCCCGACGAGTGCATCGACTGCGGCGCGTGCGTCCCCGCCTGCCCCGTCAGCGCCATCTTCCCCGAAGAGGACGTCCCCGGCGGCGAGGAAAGCTTCATCGAGAAGAACCGCGTCCACTTCGGCCTCTAA
- a CDS encoding response regulator transcription factor — MRLLLVEDDARIAQPTVEALREAGYAVTWAQTGPEGLEQAALGEYPLVILDVMLPGMDGFAVARELREQGVESAILFLTARGELTDRVEGLDLGGDAYLVKPFAVPELLATLRALSRRERGSGAPRVAFAQGRGTLDTVARTVTWDGAEVAVTGREYALLEVLSQSPERWFTREDLIDRVWGPEFDGEARIVDVYVRYVRRKLAPEAITSERGRGYRVER, encoded by the coding sequence ATGAGACTGCTGCTCGTGGAGGACGACGCCCGCATCGCGCAGCCCACCGTGGAGGCGCTGCGCGAGGCCGGGTACGCCGTCACCTGGGCGCAGACCGGCCCGGAAGGGCTGGAACAGGCCGCGCTGGGCGAGTACCCGCTGGTGATCCTGGACGTGATGCTGCCTGGTATGGACGGTTTCGCCGTGGCGCGCGAGCTGCGCGAGCAGGGCGTGGAGTCCGCGATTCTGTTCCTGACGGCGCGCGGGGAACTGACCGACCGGGTGGAGGGCCTGGACCTGGGCGGGGACGCGTATCTGGTCAAGCCGTTCGCGGTGCCGGAACTGCTGGCGACCCTGCGGGCCCTGTCGCGCCGTGAGCGGGGGTCGGGTGCGCCGCGCGTGGCGTTCGCGCAGGGGCGCGGCACGCTGGACACCGTGGCGCGCACCGTCACCTGGGACGGCGCGGAGGTGGCTGTGACGGGCCGCGAGTACGCGCTGCTGGAGGTCCTGTCGCAGTCGCCGGAACGCTGGTTCACCCGTGAGGACCTGATCGACCGCGTGTGGGGCCCCGAGTTCGACGGCGAGGCCCGGATCGTGGACGTGTACGTGCGCTACGTGCGGCGCAAGCTGGCGCCCGAGGCGATCACGTCCGAGCGGGGACGCGGCTACCGCGTGGAACGCTGA
- a CDS encoding glycosyltransferase family 2 protein, with amino-acid sequence MNLTVVEFLFLVYFALMNVGYAIGLTTTVRQLALSMRRHQTLRFDALLLGQTHKPISLLVPAYNEEATIEASVQSFLNLRYPQFEVIVVNDGSRDGTLDVLSRTFDLHPAHMVVPLTIPTKPVRGTYRSAREDRLIVIDKENGGKADSLNVAMQYARYPLFCALDADSLLDEEALLRVARRFADDDSLLVVGGTVRPLNGAVFKGGRIVDLHLPRTAVERFQIVEYIRAFLVGRTTLSAFGLLLIISGAFGLFRRDVALQVGGYAHDTVGEDMELIVRLHRHAREQRRPYAITYVIDPICWTQVPDTWNLLRRQRDRWQRGLIEALWKHRRMFLNPRYGRIGLVSMPYYVFFEALAPVIELTGYALAIGLVVTGKFSAPFVALFFLLAIAYGTLISFSAQSVEVFLRQRISRPGDRLLLLGFALLDNLGFRQWTLLIRFWATLTGPLRAGQWGKMERRRIDTGTPPTPPPDAGEPPRNPDPT; translated from the coding sequence ATGAACCTCACGGTCGTCGAATTCCTGTTCCTGGTGTACTTCGCGCTGATGAACGTCGGGTACGCCATCGGGCTGACGACCACCGTGCGCCAGCTGGCGCTGAGCATGCGCCGCCACCAGACGCTGCGCTTCGACGCGCTGCTGCTGGGGCAGACGCATAAACCCATCTCGCTGCTGGTGCCCGCCTACAACGAGGAGGCGACCATCGAGGCCAGCGTGCAGTCCTTCCTGAACCTCCGCTACCCGCAGTTCGAGGTGATCGTCGTGAACGACGGCAGCCGCGACGGGACCCTGGACGTCCTCTCGCGGACCTTCGACCTGCACCCCGCGCACATGGTCGTCCCGCTGACCATCCCCACCAAACCCGTGCGCGGCACGTACCGCAGCGCCCGCGAGGACCGCCTGATCGTCATCGACAAGGAGAACGGCGGGAAGGCCGACTCGCTGAACGTCGCCATGCAGTACGCCCGCTACCCGCTGTTCTGCGCGCTGGACGCCGACAGTCTCCTGGACGAGGAGGCGCTGCTGCGGGTCGCGCGGCGCTTCGCGGACGACGACAGCCTGCTCGTCGTGGGCGGCACCGTCCGCCCCCTGAACGGCGCCGTGTTCAAAGGCGGGCGGATCGTGGACCTGCACCTGCCCCGCACTGCCGTCGAACGCTTCCAGATCGTCGAGTACATCCGCGCGTTCCTGGTGGGCCGCACCACCCTCAGCGCCTTCGGACTGCTGCTGATCATCTCCGGCGCGTTCGGCCTGTTCCGCCGCGACGTGGCCCTGCAGGTCGGCGGGTACGCGCACGACACCGTCGGCGAGGACATGGAACTCATCGTGCGGCTGCACCGCCACGCGCGCGAGCAGCGCCGCCCCTACGCGATCACGTACGTCATCGACCCGATCTGCTGGACACAGGTGCCCGATACCTGGAACCTCCTGCGAAGGCAGCGGGACCGCTGGCAGCGCGGCCTGATCGAGGCCCTCTGGAAGCACCGCCGCATGTTCCTGAACCCCCGCTACGGCCGCATCGGACTGGTATCCATGCCGTACTACGTGTTCTTCGAGGCCCTCGCGCCCGTCATCGAACTCACCGGGTACGCCCTGGCGATCGGTCTGGTCGTCACGGGCAAATTCAGCGCGCCGTTCGTGGCGCTGTTCTTCCTGCTGGCCATCGCGTACGGCACCCTGATCTCCTTCAGCGCCCAGAGCGTCGAGGTGTTCCTCCGGCAGCGCATCTCCCGGCCCGGCGACCGCCTGCTGCTGCTGGGCTTCGCGCTGCTGGACAACCTCGGCTTCCGGCAGTGGACCCTCCTGATCCGCTTCTGGGCGACCCTGACCGGCCCGCTGCGCGCCGGACAGTGGGGCAAGATGGAACGCCGCCGCATCGACACCGGCACCCCCCCCACGCCACCCCCCGACGCGGGCGAGCCCCCCCGGAACCCGGACCCCACCTGA
- a CDS encoding HAMP domain-containing sensor histidine kinase: MRLTLRARLALWAALATGVAVLLVAGGLYWSVNGFLRQAQEQRVMSVLGAVQGRVEGLLRPRPSDDLLGSVLGVQQISVSQADLERIADDVDRRGVDLRVIARQAGGLASVGTPSFPSGVPVTLGAGLHLTGTHLILERPLRGASLQIALDARSLREAREAFLRALVALVPLALLLSLLVGWVVAGRLLRPVRALEGAAHAIGEGGDLRRPLPGAGEGDELARLALTLQRSFAHLADARDREQGFLRAAAHDLRSPLAALTARVEGTLARDRDAERYRADLREIGTDITRLSTLANHLLLLARDPAAVQRAPVPLRDLAADAVDRARELDPLADVDLDGAEAVTVSGDRVLLGQAIWNLTTNAVRHAPGATVLVQVRAVPGGAAVTVQDDGPGVDAATLARLGEAFYRPDASRTADASGTGGHGLGLALARHVAGLHGGTLEIGSAPGAGFRVTLHLPG; this comes from the coding sequence ATGCGACTGACGCTCCGGGCGCGGCTGGCGCTGTGGGCGGCCCTGGCGACCGGCGTGGCGGTGCTGCTGGTCGCGGGGGGCCTGTACTGGTCCGTGAACGGGTTCCTGCGGCAGGCGCAGGAGCAGCGGGTCATGAGTGTGTTGGGGGCCGTGCAGGGCCGCGTGGAGGGGCTGCTGCGGCCCCGCCCGTCGGACGACCTGCTGGGATCGGTGCTGGGTGTCCAGCAGATCAGCGTCTCGCAGGCGGACCTGGAACGCATCGCGGACGACGTGGACCGCCGGGGCGTGGACCTGCGCGTGATCGCCCGGCAGGCGGGTGGGCTCGCGTCGGTCGGCACGCCCAGCTTCCCGTCCGGGGTGCCCGTGACCCTGGGGGCGGGGCTGCACCTGACGGGCACGCACCTGATCCTGGAGCGGCCCCTGCGCGGCGCGTCGTTGCAGATTGCGCTGGACGCCCGTTCGCTGCGCGAGGCGCGTGAGGCGTTCCTGCGCGCGCTGGTCGCGCTGGTGCCGCTGGCGCTGCTGCTGTCCCTGCTGGTCGGCTGGGTGGTGGCTGGGCGGCTGCTGCGGCCCGTGCGGGCGCTGGAGGGCGCCGCGCACGCCATCGGGGAGGGCGGGGACCTGCGCCGCCCCCTGCCCGGCGCGGGGGAAGGGGACGAACTGGCGCGGCTGGCGCTGACGCTGCAGCGCAGTTTCGCGCACCTCGCGGACGCCCGGGACCGCGAGCAGGGCTTCCTGCGGGCTGCCGCGCACGACCTGCGCTCCCCGCTGGCGGCCCTGACCGCGCGGGTCGAGGGGACCCTGGCCCGCGACCGCGACGCCGAGCGCTACCGCGCGGACCTGCGCGAGATCGGCACGGACATCACGCGGCTGTCCACCCTGGCGAACCACCTGCTGCTGCTGGCGCGGGACCCGGCGGCGGTGCAGCGCGCCCCGGTGCCGCTGCGGGACCTCGCGGCGGACGCCGTGGACCGCGCCCGGGAACTCGACCCACTGGCCGACGTGGACCTCGACGGCGCGGAAGCCGTCACGGTGTCCGGGGACCGGGTGCTGCTGGGGCAGGCGATCTGGAACCTCACCACGAACGCCGTGCGGCACGCGCCGGGCGCGACCGTGCTCGTGCAGGTGCGCGCGGTGCCGGGCGGCGCGGCCGTGACCGTGCAGGACGACGGTCCCGGCGTGGACGCCGCCACCCTGGCCCGCCTGGGTGAGGCCTTCTACCGCCCGGACGCCAGCCGCACCGCCGACGCGTCCGGCACCGGCGGGCACGGGCTGGGGCTGGCGCTCGCGCGGCACGTGGCAGGGCTGCACGGCGGCACGCTGGAGATCGGCAGCGCGCCCGGCGCGGGCTTCCGCGTGACGCTGCACCTGCCGGGGTAG
- a CDS encoding NTP transferase domain-containing protein, with protein MNSSVPRWSAVVLGGGDPGDPFAAAHGVNVKPLIPVAGAPMALHVLRALRGSDRVGRVAYVGPTTPDLDALIDIRVTDHGTLLSNLEAGVEALRDLGLAPGERVLVVTADVPMLRPEEVRDVLDSAPDAGLVYPVVRREVCEAAYPGVKRTYARLKDGTFTGGNLFLLDPALIGQFLPRLREVLAARKAPLKLAGLIGWDVLLRLLTGRLSVQRLEEKVSGLLGVKARALITPHAAVGTDVDKDADLTLAETHLRVPT; from the coding sequence ATGAACAGTTCAGTGCCGCGCTGGAGTGCCGTCGTGCTGGGCGGCGGGGACCCCGGCGACCCCTTCGCCGCCGCGCACGGCGTGAACGTCAAACCCCTCATTCCCGTCGCGGGCGCCCCGATGGCCCTGCACGTCCTGCGGGCCCTGCGCGGCAGCGACCGCGTGGGCCGCGTGGCGTACGTCGGCCCCACCACGCCCGACCTCGACGCGCTGATCGACATCCGCGTGACCGACCACGGCACCCTGCTCAGCAACCTCGAAGCCGGGGTGGAGGCCCTGCGCGACCTGGGCCTCGCCCCGGGCGAGCGGGTGCTGGTCGTCACCGCCGACGTGCCCATGCTGCGCCCGGAGGAGGTCCGGGACGTGCTGGACAGCGCCCCCGACGCCGGGCTGGTGTACCCCGTCGTGCGGCGCGAGGTCTGCGAGGCCGCGTACCCCGGCGTGAAACGCACCTACGCCCGCCTGAAGGACGGCACGTTCACCGGCGGGAACCTCTTCCTGCTGGACCCGGCATTGATCGGGCAGTTCCTGCCGCGCCTGCGCGAGGTGCTCGCCGCCCGCAAGGCCCCCCTGAAACTCGCCGGGCTGATCGGCTGGGACGTGCTGCTGCGCCTCCTCACGGGCCGCCTGAGCGTGCAGCGGCTGGAGGAGAAGGTGTCCGGGCTGCTGGGCGTGAAGGCCCGCGCGCTGATCACCCCGCACGCCGCCGTCGGCACCGACGTGGACAAGGACGCCGACCTGACCCTGGCCGAGACGCACCTGCGCGTCCCCACCTGA
- a CDS encoding tetratricopeptide repeat protein, with amino-acid sequence MDRSPRYADAWYGLALVARAQGRAAEALTLNREALAIDPGRADLQQLQASLSAAQVMADGQ; translated from the coding sequence CTGGACCGCAGCCCCCGCTACGCGGACGCCTGGTACGGGCTGGCGCTCGTGGCGCGGGCGCAGGGCCGCGCCGCCGAGGCCCTGACCCTCAACCGCGAGGCGCTGGCGATCGATCCGGGCCGCGCCGACCTGCAGCAACTCCAGGCGAGCCTGAGTGCGGCGCAGGTCATGGCTGACGGGCAGTAA